The following coding sequences are from one Caballeronia sp. SBC1 window:
- a CDS encoding helix-turn-helix domain-containing protein: MAASLFSLGCVDMSVFAERLRLLRSARQITQARLAELLEVNPRVYNRWERGLATPQFDTVVRIADILQITLDELAGRTPAPAEPKIHNHELLNLYQQVDSLPDAEQQALILVIDSFVRKTQVQKVMNRRR; encoded by the coding sequence ATGGCTGCATCTCTTTTTTCGCTGGGATGCGTTGATATGTCCGTCTTTGCTGAACGACTTCGCCTGTTGCGCTCCGCGAGACAGATCACCCAGGCGCGCCTCGCTGAGCTACTGGAAGTGAACCCTCGTGTCTATAACCGCTGGGAACGCGGCCTGGCAACGCCCCAGTTCGATACCGTCGTGCGGATCGCCGATATCTTGCAGATCACGCTCGATGAACTGGCCGGGCGAACGCCCGCTCCGGCCGAGCCCAAGATTCACAATCACGAGTTATTGAACCTCTACCAACAGGTGGACAGCTTGCCCGATGCCGAGCAGCAGGCGTTGATTCTGGTGATAGACAGTTTCGTCAGGAAGACGCAGGTTCAGAAGGTCATGAACCGCCGGCGATAG
- a CDS encoding toxin C-terminal domain-containing protein: MASVKEVSSALAGAVNSAVRAVSGPVYATTKEATAAAEALGFSKTSAVVNGQAVYRDGNRFITRDIDGHNGGAWKMADSVQNLMSKDTRLGTFGADLTYIGK; the protein is encoded by the coding sequence GTGGCAAGTGTTAAAGAAGTTAGCAGTGCTTTGGCGGGCGCGGTTAACTCAGCCGTTCGGGCAGTGTCTGGTCCGGTGTACGCGACCACAAAAGAGGCGACGGCTGCCGCGGAAGCACTTGGATTTAGCAAAACCTCGGCAGTGGTAAATGGTCAAGCCGTTTACCGAGACGGGAATCGTTTTATCACTAGGGATATTGACGGGCATAATGGAGGAGCATGGAAAATGGCCGATTCTGTTCAGAATTTGATGTCCAAAGATACGCGGCTGGGAACATTTGGTGCTGATTTGACCTATATAGGAAAATAG
- a CDS encoding SymE family type I addiction module toxin, producing the protein MANANHKAAAGFPERSVKVQQSLRQAWPSHLNKPPKLYPWIKLSGLWIEHAGFLPGQQVRITVEHGKLIITAA; encoded by the coding sequence ATGGCTAACGCCAATCATAAAGCAGCCGCTGGATTTCCTGAACGCTCCGTCAAGGTTCAGCAGTCTCTTCGCCAAGCCTGGCCTTCACACCTGAACAAGCCGCCCAAGCTTTACCCCTGGATCAAGCTCTCCGGGCTCTGGATTGAGCACGCCGGATTCCTCCCCGGCCAGCAAGTGCGCATCACCGTCGAACACGGCAAACTCATCATTACCGCCGCTTAA
- a CDS encoding RHS repeat-associated core domain-containing protein, which translates to MSTAEAGNVQFSNTTPAVVDSAAAANTPQTQQQPSIRRGREPSKPRLLRAGQTQSGEEFAPQPNSLRALMAPVSEADAAAHDDQVARDMPAGINGNGAIETLAKLDLKRTRAASEDVHLQNFEQSKKGLLRSSGANGVVSNDAPPGPASIDELARALRYHPDLIYQFVRNNIEIDPVRGIHKGALGAVLDNQGSAFDQAQLMVSLLRTSGYDARFVRGVIKLSAQQFTDWYGVSSDNTCAVLNLMGQTQIPVYSINATQAGNCPGLKAAMTDISIEHLWVKANIGGTWYTFDPSYKPHTVKSGVDLNVAAGYNAAAFLKNATAGATITPDLVRGLNRTGIRSDLQSAATSLATWIRKNKPTATLSDIIGGKAITPFFGGAVRQTQNPLLDTRWNTEEWVDIPVGFKPTVRVVYQGIDQTFTSDAIYGKRLTITYNSSNQPVLKLEGQAIGAPGSPVAPGADSVVSFVVWHNAYTSDDSDHAFDQRIKGGGTYLIVNGWGPTGRGLSQNYLKYLENVRAAGNADNSEPVLGASLGVMGAQWVSQTTASASITDRLANAYSVQQHQVGIAGFDDGAYVDLPSNMSSTVQMAGDANLEKAVFDSNGMHLSILESTAVNQTSGVSAVSTVKLLDMAQSQGQTIYNTGGGRYASLIQPALVNCQAHIGNFQNYLNQGYRLLIPGNCQLIENRWKGVGYFVLGTGNVRLLGSTISGGLSGGKPTIPSTPAANNIQTIANSQSEQKQTNVHGPDSQAGDPIDMVHGNFLYEHQDVKTGYGDWPDSLSFQRLYSSGMKNQSGVLGKGWTHNYDIRLRTASDGFIGMGDRLALDAVGTIVEHKASLDLLSDPAAPAEKFLSAVVAQRWFGDQLVDNTRIVTFGLNSEVFARLPDGSFSAPPGNGAYLDSSYGANRMMYRAVSGAYYSFNIDKVSFYLQPDGKITTFVWSGNQLTGVKNHAGRSLTLTYANNRLQSVSSPQQTVRYAYDGNDNLISETDPDGFATRFEYDQPGRMTKFYQAGFPSTPVVSNTYDTLDRVQTQTSAAGNLFNYYFAGSRSEEVGPGGSSRTDYIDAEGNLLQLADPMGNWTIKDYDGQNRLVRETRPEGNRTEYTYDDASCLRANKPAKGCTHQIATISRFPRVGTGDQVLTQRFTYDPSWETLSTATDAKGQVTTNVYSGYSLQKVIRPAVGGVAPTTSITYESVTLPGTLPTYLYRPARVTENIDATRSTATTISYAADFTPATTTQDADGLAVKTVTTFDNEGRLITSKRDGVATVTNTYDKRGNVTRTNANLLGGDEVIGYDADSREISRGVTVAGGAMVTCKRYNAMGDVVRVWGPAKTASVSTCPVEVAPTPITDTTYDDHHRAFRVTRSMSAADGGNRLTEMAYNADDSVKSIRKAVGTGLEQSYVSYVYNPNGTVGLTTDAKGNTTVNLYDGHDRLYRTHYPLNGQPGMGDGNNYEQYTWDANSNLVALRKRDGQTIAQSFDSLDRLVTRTFPGAVGNVQYSYDLRGLKAGSQFSDGSHTVTNSYDGLGQLTQTSAAGRTLRYSHDAAGNLTDIIWPDGFHVATTYDGYRRPMQMLENGTQSLAKYTYDTLNRRTLVELGNGTRTEVVYDGLGWLANLNHRFTSSAEDWLASFTRNQLGEIKQASVTNNRYGWTPSAASTAYASNALNQYTSAAGTAVTYDGNGNLTGDGAWTYVYDLDNRMKTASRSGTSATLGYDPEGRLVRTTVNGTDTNLMYDGKNLAGEYNGAGQLTRRFVFGPGVDAPLVQYEGTGTAARSWLYVNQQGSIVALANVTGATTGSQAYGPFGETAGTPASRFGYTGQQYLAPLGLYYYKARMYSPTLGRFLQTDPVGYADDLNWYAYAGNNPINFSDPTGLAACSEKSALTDMALGGPPKLDSSGCISTGGPSVCLAGCGNRGRLY; encoded by the coding sequence GTGAGCACAGCTGAAGCGGGCAACGTTCAGTTCTCCAACACCACGCCTGCCGTCGTCGACAGCGCCGCTGCCGCGAATACTCCGCAAACTCAGCAGCAGCCATCAATCCGTCGCGGCCGCGAACCGTCCAAGCCGAGGCTATTGCGGGCTGGCCAGACGCAGTCAGGTGAGGAATTTGCGCCGCAGCCGAATAGCCTCAGAGCACTCATGGCGCCGGTTTCCGAAGCTGACGCCGCGGCGCACGACGACCAAGTGGCCCGTGATATGCCGGCAGGCATCAACGGTAATGGCGCTATTGAAACGCTCGCGAAGCTCGACCTCAAACGTACGCGCGCTGCATCTGAAGACGTGCATCTGCAGAACTTCGAGCAATCGAAGAAAGGATTGCTCCGCAGTTCCGGCGCTAACGGTGTTGTCAGCAATGACGCACCTCCGGGACCCGCGTCGATCGACGAGCTTGCACGTGCACTGCGCTACCATCCGGACCTGATCTATCAATTCGTTCGAAACAACATTGAAATCGATCCTGTGCGGGGCATTCATAAAGGTGCTCTCGGTGCGGTGCTTGATAACCAGGGCAGTGCCTTCGACCAGGCGCAGTTGATGGTGTCGCTGTTGCGCACGTCGGGATACGACGCGCGGTTTGTGCGTGGTGTGATCAAGCTCAGCGCGCAGCAGTTCACGGACTGGTACGGCGTGTCGTCGGACAACACGTGCGCGGTGCTTAACCTGATGGGGCAGACCCAGATCCCGGTCTACAGTATTAACGCGACCCAGGCAGGCAACTGTCCGGGACTGAAGGCCGCGATGACAGACATCTCGATCGAGCATCTGTGGGTCAAGGCCAATATCGGCGGTACCTGGTACACGTTCGATCCCAGCTATAAGCCACACACAGTCAAGTCCGGCGTAGACTTAAATGTTGCGGCCGGTTATAACGCGGCGGCGTTTCTAAAGAATGCGACTGCCGGCGCAACGATCACTCCCGATCTCGTGCGCGGTCTGAATCGCACCGGCATACGTTCGGACCTTCAGAGCGCTGCCACCAGCCTCGCGACCTGGATCCGCAAAAATAAGCCGACCGCGACCCTCAGCGATATCATCGGCGGCAAAGCGATCACTCCGTTCTTCGGCGGGGCCGTCCGTCAAACTCAAAATCCGCTGCTGGACACCCGCTGGAATACCGAGGAGTGGGTTGATATACCGGTGGGTTTCAAGCCAACGGTGCGCGTGGTTTATCAGGGCATTGACCAGACCTTCACGTCCGACGCGATTTACGGCAAACGCCTGACGATCACGTACAACTCGTCGAACCAGCCCGTGCTCAAACTTGAGGGGCAGGCGATCGGCGCGCCGGGAAGCCCGGTCGCGCCTGGGGCGGACAGTGTAGTGAGCTTTGTCGTGTGGCACAACGCGTATACTAGCGACGACTCCGACCATGCGTTCGATCAGCGTATCAAGGGCGGTGGTACCTACCTGATCGTCAACGGCTGGGGACCGACCGGTCGCGGGCTGTCACAAAACTATCTCAAGTATCTGGAGAACGTCCGCGCGGCCGGCAATGCAGATAACAGCGAACCAGTGCTCGGTGCGAGCCTTGGTGTAATGGGTGCGCAATGGGTGTCGCAGACGACGGCTAGCGCTTCGATCACCGATCGTCTGGCAAATGCGTACTCGGTCCAGCAGCACCAGGTCGGCATCGCGGGCTTCGACGATGGCGCGTACGTCGACCTGCCAAGCAACATGAGCTCGACCGTCCAGATGGCTGGAGACGCGAACCTGGAAAAGGCGGTGTTCGACAGCAACGGAATGCATTTGTCGATCCTTGAGTCGACTGCAGTCAATCAGACCTCGGGTGTGTCAGCGGTGTCGACGGTCAAGCTGCTCGACATGGCTCAGAGTCAAGGGCAAACAATCTACAACACTGGCGGCGGTCGCTACGCGAGTCTGATCCAGCCCGCGCTCGTCAACTGTCAGGCGCATATTGGAAACTTCCAGAACTATCTGAACCAGGGATATCGGCTACTAATTCCGGGTAACTGCCAGTTGATAGAAAACCGTTGGAAGGGTGTCGGCTACTTTGTCCTCGGTACCGGCAATGTGCGGCTGCTCGGCTCGACTATCAGTGGCGGGCTTTCGGGTGGCAAACCCACAATACCTAGTACCCCGGCCGCGAACAACATTCAGACAATTGCGAATTCACAGTCCGAGCAAAAACAGACTAATGTCCATGGGCCGGATTCGCAAGCTGGCGACCCAATCGACATGGTGCATGGCAATTTCCTCTATGAACATCAGGACGTCAAAACCGGCTATGGCGATTGGCCGGACAGCTTGAGCTTCCAGCGTCTTTATAGCAGCGGGATGAAGAATCAGAGTGGCGTACTCGGAAAGGGGTGGACGCACAACTACGACATTCGGCTGCGTACTGCGTCAGACGGCTTTATTGGGATGGGCGACCGGCTCGCACTTGATGCGGTGGGAACTATCGTTGAGCATAAGGCGTCTCTCGACTTGCTGAGCGATCCGGCTGCTCCGGCGGAAAAATTCCTCAGTGCCGTGGTGGCTCAACGCTGGTTCGGGGATCAACTGGTAGACAACACCCGAATCGTGACGTTTGGTCTTAACAGCGAGGTGTTCGCACGACTGCCCGATGGCAGCTTCAGTGCACCGCCCGGCAATGGTGCATATCTGGACAGTAGTTATGGCGCCAATCGGATGATGTATAGGGCCGTCAGTGGAGCGTACTATTCCTTCAACATCGACAAGGTCAGTTTCTACTTGCAGCCGGATGGCAAGATAACGACTTTCGTCTGGAGTGGAAATCAACTCACCGGCGTGAAAAACCATGCAGGTCGCAGCTTGACCCTGACCTATGCGAATAACCGTTTGCAAAGCGTCAGCAGCCCGCAGCAGACAGTCCGCTATGCCTACGACGGCAACGACAATCTCATCAGCGAGACTGATCCGGATGGCTTCGCCACGCGTTTCGAATACGATCAACCTGGACGGATGACGAAATTTTATCAGGCTGGCTTTCCGAGCACTCCCGTCGTCAGTAACACCTATGACACGCTCGACCGGGTGCAGACGCAAACCAGCGCCGCAGGTAACCTGTTTAACTACTACTTCGCCGGCTCGCGTAGCGAAGAAGTGGGCCCGGGCGGATCGAGTCGCACGGATTACATTGATGCCGAGGGAAATCTGCTGCAGCTGGCAGACCCTATGGGCAACTGGACAATCAAGGACTATGACGGCCAGAACCGCTTGGTCCGTGAGACCCGTCCTGAAGGCAACCGAACGGAATATACGTACGACGACGCTAGCTGCTTGAGAGCGAACAAGCCGGCCAAAGGCTGTACGCATCAGATCGCGACAATATCGCGGTTTCCCCGTGTCGGCACTGGCGATCAAGTACTGACACAGCGCTTCACCTATGACCCGAGCTGGGAGACTCTGTCGACAGCAACGGACGCGAAAGGCCAGGTCACTACGAATGTATATTCGGGTTATTCGTTGCAAAAGGTCATCCGGCCAGCGGTAGGCGGCGTGGCGCCCACGACAAGCATCACCTACGAGTCCGTCACACTCCCGGGTACGCTGCCCACTTACCTCTACCGGCCGGCCCGTGTCACCGAAAATATTGACGCTACGCGAAGCACCGCAACCACTATAAGCTACGCGGCTGACTTCACACCAGCGACCACGACTCAGGACGCAGACGGTCTGGCGGTCAAGACCGTCACGACTTTCGACAATGAGGGGCGATTGATCACCAGTAAGCGTGACGGCGTCGCGACTGTCACGAATACCTACGACAAGCGTGGCAACGTGACCCGCACTAACGCAAACCTGCTCGGCGGCGACGAGGTTATTGGTTACGACGCCGACAGCCGCGAAATCAGCCGTGGCGTCACAGTAGCCGGTGGCGCCATGGTGACGTGCAAGCGTTACAACGCAATGGGCGATGTTGTGCGCGTCTGGGGTCCGGCCAAAACCGCGAGTGTGAGCACGTGCCCGGTCGAGGTCGCGCCGACGCCTATCACGGACACGACGTACGACGATCATCATCGCGCCTTCCGGGTCACGCGTTCCATGAGTGCGGCCGATGGCGGCAACCGGCTGACCGAGATGGCGTACAACGCGGACGACAGCGTGAAGAGCATCCGGAAGGCGGTGGGGACGGGGCTTGAGCAGAGCTACGTGAGCTACGTCTATAACCCAAACGGGACGGTTGGACTGACCACTGACGCAAAAGGCAACACCACGGTTAACCTCTACGATGGCCACGACCGGTTGTACCGAACGCACTATCCGCTAAACGGCCAGCCGGGGATGGGCGACGGCAATAACTATGAGCAGTACACGTGGGACGCAAACAGCAACTTAGTCGCGCTAAGAAAGCGCGATGGCCAGACGATCGCGCAGAGCTTCGATTCACTGGACCGGTTGGTGACGCGCACGTTTCCGGGCGCGGTGGGCAACGTGCAGTACAGCTACGACTTGCGCGGGCTGAAGGCTGGGTCCCAGTTCAGTGACGGTAGCCACACTGTAACGAACAGCTACGACGGACTGGGCCAGCTGACGCAGACGAGTGCGGCAGGGAGAACGTTGCGCTATAGCCATGATGCGGCGGGAAACCTGACGGACATTATTTGGCCGGACGGCTTTCACGTGGCAACTACGTACGACGGCTATCGTCGTCCGATGCAGATGCTGGAGAACGGCACACAGAGCCTGGCGAAATACACTTATGACACGCTAAACCGTCGGACCTTGGTGGAGTTGGGCAATGGCACACGCACGGAGGTGGTGTATGACGGGCTGGGGTGGCTTGCGAACCTGAACCACCGTTTCACGAGCAGCGCTGAGGATTGGCTCGCGAGTTTCACACGTAACCAGCTTGGGGAAATCAAGCAGGCGAGCGTGACGAATAACCGGTATGGGTGGACGCCTTCGGCGGCGAGTACTGCGTATGCGTCGAACGCGTTGAACCAGTACACGAGTGCAGCGGGAACGGCGGTGACGTACGACGGTAATGGCAACCTGACCGGCGACGGGGCGTGGACATATGTCTACGATCTGGATAACCGGATGAAGACGGCGAGCCGCTCGGGCACGAGCGCGACGCTTGGCTATGATCCGGAAGGCCGGTTGGTGCGGACTACGGTGAATGGTACGGACACGAACCTGATGTACGACGGGAAGAACCTGGCAGGTGAGTACAACGGCGCGGGCCAGTTGACGCGACGCTTTGTATTCGGCCCGGGAGTGGATGCGCCGCTGGTACAGTACGAGGGTACGGGTACGGCCGCAAGGAGCTGGCTGTACGTAAACCAGCAGGGCAGCATTGTGGCGTTGGCGAATGTGACCGGCGCGACGACGGGCAGCCAGGCGTATGGGCCGTTCGGGGAGACTGCTGGGACGCCGGCATCGCGCTTCGGGTATACGGGGCAGCAGTATTTGGCACCGTTGGGGCTGTACTATTACAAGGCCCGGATGTACTCGCCGACGTTGGGGAGGTTCCTGCAGACGGATCCGGTGGGGTACGCGGATGACCTGAACTGGTATGCGTATGCGGGCAATAACCCGATCAACTTCAGCGATCCGACAGGGTTAGCGGCCTGCTCTGAAAAGTCGGCACTTACGGATATGGCGCTGGGTGGACCGCCAAAACTTGACAGCAGCGGCTGCATTTCGACAGGTGGGCCAAGTGTTTGCTTAGCAGGCTGCGGAAATAGAGGCCGACTTTACTGA